The Streptomyces sp. HUAS MG91 sequence GTCACTTCTGGCGCTCATGACCACCCCTCCACGCGCGCGTGCCTCACTCGACCGTCATCCGTTCACGTCCTCGCGGATCCGCTGCGCACCCCGCAGCCGTGCCGGGGCGGCCCGGCGGTTCTCGGCGACCTCTTCCTCCGTGGGGAGTTCGGCGCCGCGCGTGAGCAGTTGCAGGCGGGGCTGGTACTGCTCGGGGACGACGGGCAGTCCGGGCGGCGCCGTGGTGGCCGCTCCGGCCGCGAAGACCTGCTTGACCAGGCGGTCCTCGAGCGACTGGTAGGACAGCACGGCGATCCGTCCGCCGACGGCGAGCGCCTTCACCGCGGCCGGGATCGCCCGCTCCAGGACGCTCAGCTCGCCGTTGACCTCGATGCGCAGGGCCTGGAAGGTGCGCTTGGCCGGGTTGCCGCCGGTGCGCTTGGCGGCCTGCGGCAGCGCGTCCCTGATCAGCTCGACGAGCCGCGCGCTGTTGCTGAACGGCTCCTTCTCGCGCTCGCGCACGACGGCCGAGACGATGCGCTTGGCCTGCTTCTCCTCGCCGTACTGGCGCAGGATGCGCACCAGTTCGCCCGCGGGGTAGGTGTTGAGGACCTCCGCGGCGCTCATCCCCGTCGTCTGGTCCATGCGCATGTCGAGCGGCGCGTCCTGCGCGTAGGCGAAGCCGCGGTCGGCCTCGTCGAGCTGCATGGAGGAGACCCCGAGGTCGAACAGGACGCCCTGCACGCGCGGGATGTCCAACCGCTCCAGGACCTCGGGCAGTTCGTCGTAGACGGCGTGCACCAGGGTGGCCCGGTCACCGAAGGGGGCCAGGCGCTCGCCCGACAGGCGCAGCGCCTCCTTGTCCCGGTCCAGCGCGACGAGACGGCAGGCGGGGAAGGTGCTGAGCAGTGCCTCGCTGTGACCGCCGAGGCCGAGCGTGCAGTCGACGACGACCGCGCCCGGCTGCGCCAGCGCGGGGGCCAACATGTCCAGGCAGCGCTGGAGCATGACCGGGACGTGTCGCTGACTCAAGAGGCCCTCTCAGGTCCGGCGGGCCGGCCCGCACGCACCGCCGGGTCCCCGCCCGCTCATGAAGGGGATGGTGGTCCGTCGGCGCCGGGGAAGTGACGCCGGCCGACCGGAGCGGGAGGAGGCCGAGCCGTACGTACGCGCCGCGCACGCGGGGAGCGTCCGGCAGCGCCGGGATCTCCGTGTTGCTTCGTTAATGGGGTTCGGCGTCACTTTAGTCCACGGTGACCCCCGGTCAATCAACCGGCCTGCGCGTCGCGGGCCGCTTCCCGAGGAACCTTCACCTCCGCCGAATTCACCTGTTCGGGGGAGGTGCGCACGCCCTGTGGGTTAGCTCACAACAAGCCTCGATGATGTTCTTTGTCCCCTCTCACAGGAGGCCACGCACCGCGGTGACCAGTAACGTCGACGCCATGACGACTTCCGCATCCCTCCCCTCCGAAGGCGCCATACCGGCCGACGGCACCGTGACGGACCGCCTGGTCGAGGCGAACGGGCAGTACGCCGAGGCGTTCACCGACCCCGGCATGGACGCGCGCCCCGTGTTGCGCGTCGCGGTGGTGGCGTGCATGGACGCGCGCCTCGACCTGCACAAGGCGCTCGGCCTCCAGCTGGGCGACTGCCACACGATCCGCAACGCGGGCGGTGTGGTGACCGACGACGTGATCCGCTCGCTCACCATCAGCCAGCGCGCCCTCGGCACCCGCAGCGTGGTCCTCATCCACCACACGACGTGCGGTCTGGAGTCGCTCACGGAGGAGTTCCGGCACGAGCTGGAGCTGGAGGTCGGGCAGCGTCCGAGCTGGGCCGTCGAGGGCTTCCGCGATGTCGACCAGGACGTGCGGCAGTCGATAGAGAAGGTGCGCACCTCGCCCTTCCTCCTGCACACCGACGACGTACGCGGTTTTGTGTTCGACGTGAAGACCGGACGACTGCGGGAAATCACCCCCGCCTGAGACTCCGGAGAAGCGGCAGGCCGGTCGGCCGTCCGCTCAAAAGGTCGTAAGCCCCGACATATCGCGGCCAGTTATCCACAGGCGAGTGACACGAACCGGTAACGCCAACAAGAATGCGGATGTGACACCTCGCGCGAGGGCCGGAACTCTTCGCGCGTGGTGTCCGTGTTTCGGGGTGGGCCGGTCCGCGTCACAGAGCGTCGGCCCGGAAAGTACGGGCCGAGGAGGGCCGGGTGACGACCTATGACGATCGAGCGAGCCTCACTGATCTGACCACCACTGCGGAGCGGGTCCGCAGGTCGGTGGAGGGTGTGATCGAGGGCAAGCCGGAGGTCGTACGGCTTTCGCTGACGGTGCTCCTGGCGGAGGGGCACCTGCTCATCGAG is a genomic window containing:
- a CDS encoding carbonic anhydrase; its protein translation is MTTSASLPSEGAIPADGTVTDRLVEANGQYAEAFTDPGMDARPVLRVAVVACMDARLDLHKALGLQLGDCHTIRNAGGVVTDDVIRSLTISQRALGTRSVVLIHHTTCGLESLTEEFRHELELEVGQRPSWAVEGFRDVDQDVRQSIEKVRTSPFLLHTDDVRGFVFDVKTGRLREITPA
- the rsmH gene encoding 16S rRNA (cytosine(1402)-N(4))-methyltransferase RsmH → MSQRHVPVMLQRCLDMLAPALAQPGAVVVDCTLGLGGHSEALLSTFPACRLVALDRDKEALRLSGERLAPFGDRATLVHAVYDELPEVLERLDIPRVQGVLFDLGVSSMQLDEADRGFAYAQDAPLDMRMDQTTGMSAAEVLNTYPAGELVRILRQYGEEKQAKRIVSAVVREREKEPFSNSARLVELIRDALPQAAKRTGGNPAKRTFQALRIEVNGELSVLERAIPAAVKALAVGGRIAVLSYQSLEDRLVKQVFAAGAATTAPPGLPVVPEQYQPRLQLLTRGAELPTEEEVAENRRAAPARLRGAQRIREDVNG